One Verrucomicrobiia bacterium genomic window, AAGCTCGCGGACGCCGGCCATTATTTCGTCGTGAAGGCCCAGGTGCACGCGGGCGCGCGCGGCAAGGGCGGCGGCATTAAGATCGCCAAGACGCCCGAAGAAGCGCGCGAGAAAGCCGCGGCCATTCTCGGCAAAAATCTGGTCACGCCGCAGACCGGCCCCGAAGGCAAGCCCGTGGACAAGGTCCTGGTCGAAGCGACCTCCGACATCGCGAAGGAATATTACGCGAGCGTGGTGCTGGACCGCAGCTTTGCCAAGCCCTGCCTCATTGTTTCCGAGTCCGGGGGCATGAACATCGAAGAAGTCGCCGCGACTGACCCGTCCAAGATTCTCAAGGCGCATTTCGCCGCCTCCGCCGGGCTTGATCCCGCGCAGGCGCGCCGCACGGCCGACCGTCTCATCAGCGAT contains:
- a CDS encoding ATP-grasp domain-containing protein; translated protein: MNIHEYQAKEIFARYGIPGHKRAVASTPDEAFEAAQKLADAGHYFVVKAQVHAGARGKGGGIKIAKTPEEAREKAAAILGKNLVTPQTGPEGKPVDKVLVEATSDIAKEYYASVVLDRSFAKPCLIVSESGGMNIEEVAATDPSKILKAHFAASAGLDPAQARRTADRLISDPAKAKIFADIFVAMAKIFVDLDCSLIEINPLAVMKNGEVIAIDAKINFDENGLYRHPEIAALHDPRQEDPRDLEAQKHNLSYVGLTGNIGCIVNG